A DNA window from Rhizobium jaguaris contains the following coding sequences:
- a CDS encoding glycosyltransferase family 2 protein: protein MLERNVSFHLEAFRRLGIPFEIVIVDDCSTDNTAAYIQSISHHPEINAYRRASNAGFLSNYAFAMQRARGQYAVFLGDDDLLIPEKVIEYIRLMMDDKQIGMVQAPWMLVDGRPGGGDMQPFYHLSYPVRHAKGDFHSMLEFILERHVFPEFMIIRRDVLAKAISSPTPFIFWAFLYTTRALDKADILFMPEPFARVTAVSDDPRLQQGNKECMFQWDSYRGGLEYLASQALRDGRLPADYRASLMHRITQFMLQRQAVAMRLHVNAQNWVEAYIMYHRMAAYHPSPLPPESYDQIRKLAGIATAATEAIAFNGEPVIVEPIVDDATINLLSPSIRERLSREAPQFDRSDKPRAFLRFTQNFPPNPGPKDGLFDILTYIEQFV, encoded by the coding sequence ATGCTCGAGCGCAATGTAAGCTTCCATCTGGAGGCCTTTCGTCGGCTCGGCATTCCCTTTGAGATCGTGATCGTCGATGATTGCTCGACGGACAATACTGCAGCCTATATCCAGTCCATCTCGCATCACCCGGAAATCAATGCCTACCGGCGTGCAAGCAATGCCGGCTTTCTCAGCAACTATGCCTTCGCCATGCAGCGCGCACGCGGTCAATATGCCGTCTTCCTCGGCGACGACGATTTGCTCATTCCGGAAAAAGTCATCGAATACATCCGCCTGATGATGGACGACAAACAGATCGGCATGGTGCAGGCGCCGTGGATGCTGGTTGATGGACGCCCGGGCGGCGGTGACATGCAGCCGTTTTATCACCTGTCCTATCCCGTACGTCATGCGAAGGGCGACTTCCATTCGATGCTGGAATTTATTCTGGAACGGCACGTCTTTCCAGAATTCATGATCATCAGGCGCGACGTCCTTGCCAAGGCCATTTCCAGCCCGACACCCTTCATCTTCTGGGCATTTCTCTATACGACCCGTGCGCTCGACAAGGCCGACATTCTTTTCATGCCCGAGCCCTTCGCGCGTGTGACCGCGGTTTCGGATGACCCTCGGCTGCAGCAGGGCAACAAGGAGTGCATGTTCCAGTGGGATAGCTACAGAGGCGGCCTGGAATATCTTGCCTCGCAAGCCCTTCGCGACGGCCGGCTTCCCGCCGATTACCGGGCGTCTCTGATGCACCGTATCACGCAATTCATGCTCCAGCGCCAGGCCGTAGCGATGCGTCTGCATGTCAACGCGCAGAACTGGGTCGAAGCCTACATTATGTATCATCGCATGGCGGCCTATCACCCGTCGCCGCTGCCGCCGGAATCCTACGATCAGATCCGCAAACTCGCCGGCATCGCAACCGCCGCAACGGAAGCGATCGCATTCAACGGCGAACCCGTCATTGTCGAGCCGATCGTCGACGACGCAACGATCAATCTTCTGTCACCATCGATCCGGGAACGTTTGAGCCGGGAAGCTCCGCAATTCGACAGGTCCGACAAGCCAAGGGCTTTCCTTCGCTTCACCCAGAACTTCCCGCCCAATCCCGGTCCGAAGGACGGGTTGTTCGACATTCTCACCTATATCGAACAGTTCGTTTGA
- a CDS encoding phosphodiester glycosidase family protein: MLAIFVCGTTAFADEACRKVLHLGDSYTVCTFDPAKDGIRLYENDRSGKPYGSFRALENDLRQDRIYVRFAMNGGMYRDDQSPLGLYIEEGKQQRAINTNKGWGNFHLLPNGVFYIEQGHAGIMESKAFEASGIKPFYATQSGPMLVIDGKLHPSFLADSTSFKTRNGVGISSDGKVVFAVSDGAVRFHDFATLFRDDLGCANALFLDGSISSLDIPEWQRRDELFPLGPIIAVTELLPG; the protein is encoded by the coding sequence ATGCTAGCCATTTTCGTCTGCGGGACCACGGCGTTTGCCGATGAGGCTTGCCGCAAAGTCTTACATCTTGGCGACAGCTATACGGTCTGTACCTTCGATCCCGCCAAAGACGGTATTCGGCTCTATGAGAACGACCGCAGCGGCAAGCCTTATGGCTCGTTCCGGGCGCTGGAAAACGATCTCCGGCAGGACCGCATCTACGTCCGATTTGCCATGAACGGCGGCATGTACAGGGATGACCAGTCGCCGCTCGGCCTCTATATCGAAGAAGGCAAGCAACAAAGGGCGATCAATACCAACAAGGGATGGGGCAATTTCCATCTGCTGCCGAACGGCGTCTTCTATATTGAGCAGGGTCACGCCGGCATCATGGAGAGCAAAGCCTTCGAGGCTTCCGGCATCAAACCATTTTACGCGACGCAATCCGGCCCGATGCTGGTGATCGACGGCAAGCTGCATCCGTCGTTCCTCGCCGACAGCACAAGCTTCAAGACACGCAACGGCGTTGGCATCTCCTCAGACGGCAAGGTGGTCTTCGCCGTGTCCGACGGCGCGGTCCGCTTCCACGATTTTGCGACCTTGTTCCGCGATGATCTCGGCTGTGCCAATGCACTCTTCCTCGATGGCAGCATCTCCAGCCTCGATATACCGGAATGGCAGAGGCGGGATGAACTGTTCCCGCTCGGCCCGATCATCGCGGTGACGGAGCTGCTGCCGGGCTGA
- a CDS encoding 4Fe-4S dicluster domain-containing protein: MSSGSVIVSELRAALAPHGVFVRGIVSFGEREGPSLADGMPARSVILLGNIGGSIWQPFSRWRQSPENIGRSDPLDDWSKAIIGPLAAAFGATAYFPSDPPWQPFQRWAMRAEGLKASPLGILIHPDYGLWHGYRGALGFADLIEEDRAGTVIAHPCDYCAEKPCLTTCPVDAVTCADFDVAACRSHLRTNAGKIGCMAAGCLARNACPVGSAYRYSTAQLAFHMAALQS; the protein is encoded by the coding sequence ATGAGCAGCGGTTCCGTCATTGTCAGCGAACTCCGTGCGGCGCTTGCTCCGCACGGAGTTTTCGTTCGCGGGATCGTTTCCTTCGGCGAACGCGAGGGACCGTCATTGGCCGATGGGATGCCGGCACGGAGCGTGATCCTGCTCGGCAATATAGGCGGTTCGATTTGGCAGCCGTTCTCCCGGTGGCGGCAGTCACCAGAAAATATCGGCCGCAGCGATCCGCTTGACGACTGGTCGAAGGCGATCATAGGGCCTCTAGCGGCGGCATTCGGGGCGACGGCCTATTTTCCCTCCGATCCGCCGTGGCAGCCGTTTCAGCGGTGGGCCATGCGGGCGGAGGGTTTGAAGGCATCGCCGCTCGGTATCCTGATTCATCCGGATTATGGCCTATGGCACGGCTATCGGGGCGCGCTTGGGTTTGCCGACTTGATCGAAGAGGACCGGGCAGGGACTGTCATCGCGCATCCCTGCGACTATTGCGCCGAAAAACCCTGCCTGACCACCTGTCCCGTCGATGCCGTCACGTGCGCGGATTTCGATGTTGCCGCATGTCGGTCGCATCTGCGCACGAATGCAGGGAAAATCGGCTGCATGGCCGCCGGCTGCCTGGCGCGCAATGCCTGTCCGGTGGGATCAGCTTATCGCTATTCGACGGCGCAGCTTGCCTTTCACATGGCGGCACTTCAATCTTGA
- a CDS encoding trimethylamine methyltransferase family protein produces MDDNIEQPAAGGDGGGRRSRGEGRGAAARRASRSGGGPGPSLPYIVRKIGVYEVLDEEGLQLIERNADTVLEEIGIEFRDDAEALALWKEAGADVKGQRVHFPKGLCRELLKTAPKEFTWHARNSARNAHVGGKATIFAPVYGPPFVRDLEGNRRYATIEDFRNFVKLAYMAPSMHSSGGTVCEPVDIPVNKRHLDMVYSHIKYSDKPFMGSVTAPERAEDTIAMAKIVFGDDFVENNCVTLNLINANSPMVFDETMLGALKVYARHNQASVVSPFILSGAMSPVTVAGTLAQILAEVLAGASFTQLIRKGSPVLYGTFAASISMQSGAPTFGTPEPSLVSYGSAQLARRLGLPFRTGGSLCASKVPDAQAAHESANTLNMTLLAGTNFVLHAAGWLEGGLVSSYEKFMIDQDQLGMMQKMAEGVDLSENGQALDAIREVGPGSHYLGCGHTQANFQTAFYRSALADNNSFEQWEIEGQKRIEERANALCRSWLDHYEAPPLDPAIDEALLAYIQKRKDSMPDAFT; encoded by the coding sequence ATGGACGATAACATTGAGCAACCGGCCGCTGGCGGTGATGGTGGCGGACGGCGTTCGCGCGGGGAGGGAAGGGGTGCGGCCGCACGGCGCGCATCGCGCAGCGGCGGCGGGCCAGGCCCGTCGCTTCCCTATATCGTCCGAAAGATCGGTGTTTATGAAGTGCTGGACGAGGAAGGCCTGCAGCTCATCGAGCGTAATGCCGATACCGTGCTCGAGGAAATCGGCATCGAGTTTCGCGACGACGCGGAAGCGCTGGCGCTCTGGAAGGAAGCCGGCGCCGACGTTAAGGGGCAGCGGGTGCATTTCCCGAAGGGGCTCTGCCGCGAACTTTTGAAGACCGCGCCGAAGGAATTCACCTGGCATGCGCGCAACAGCGCCCGCAACGCCCATGTCGGCGGCAAGGCGACGATCTTCGCGCCGGTTTACGGCCCGCCCTTCGTCCGCGACCTCGAAGGCAATCGCCGTTATGCGACGATCGAGGATTTCCGCAATTTCGTGAAGCTCGCCTATATGGCGCCGTCGATGCATTCGTCCGGCGGCACGGTTTGCGAGCCCGTAGACATCCCCGTCAACAAACGCCACCTCGATATGGTCTACAGCCATATCAAATATTCCGACAAGCCGTTCATGGGCTCGGTCACCGCGCCGGAACGCGCCGAAGATACGATCGCCATGGCGAAGATCGTTTTCGGCGACGATTTCGTCGAAAATAATTGCGTCACGCTGAACCTGATCAACGCCAACTCGCCGATGGTGTTCGACGAGACCATGCTCGGCGCATTGAAGGTCTATGCGCGGCATAACCAGGCCTCCGTCGTCTCCCCCTTCATCCTATCCGGCGCAATGAGCCCGGTAACGGTTGCGGGCACGCTGGCGCAGATTCTGGCCGAAGTGCTGGCCGGCGCTTCCTTCACGCAGCTGATCCGCAAGGGATCGCCGGTGCTCTACGGCACCTTTGCAGCCTCCATCTCGATGCAGTCGGGCGCACCGACCTTCGGCACGCCGGAGCCGTCGTTGGTTTCCTACGGTTCAGCCCAGCTTGCCCGGCGTCTCGGCCTGCCGTTCCGTACCGGCGGCTCGCTCTGCGCCTCCAAGGTGCCGGATGCGCAGGCGGCGCATGAATCGGCTAATACGCTGAACATGACGCTGCTTGCCGGCACGAATTTCGTGCTGCATGCGGCCGGCTGGCTGGAAGGCGGCCTCGTCTCCTCCTACGAGAAGTTCATGATCGATCAGGATCAGCTCGGTATGATGCAGAAGATGGCCGAGGGCGTCGATCTTTCGGAAAACGGTCAGGCGCTGGATGCGATTCGCGAAGTCGGCCCCGGCAGCCACTACCTCGGCTGCGGCCATACGCAGGCCAATTTCCAGACGGCGTTCTACCGCTCGGCGCTGGCCGATAACAACTCCTTCGAGCAGTGGGAGATCGAGGGCCAGAAGCGCATCGAGGAACGCGCCAATGCGCTTTGCCGCTCCTGGCTCGATCACTATGAGGCGCCGCCGCTCGACCCCGCGATCGACGAGGCGCTGCTGGCCTATATCCAGAAGCGCAAGGATTCGATGCCGGACGCTTTCACCTGA
- a CDS encoding corrinoid protein, whose amino-acid sequence MSDDEIILAELSDEELVQQMHDDLYDGLKEEIEEATNILLERGWTPYDILTQALVEGMRIVGIDFRDGILFVPEVLLSANAMKAGMSILRPLLAETGAPKLGKMVIGTVKGDIHDIGKNLVGMMMEGAGFDVIDLGINNPVENYLDAIEREQPDILGMSALLTTTMPYMKVVIDTLKEKGMRDDYVVLVGGAPLNEEFGKAVGADAYCRDAAVAVETAKDFMKRKHNSHAASA is encoded by the coding sequence ATGTCTGACGACGAAATCATTCTCGCGGAACTTTCAGACGAGGAACTCGTGCAGCAGATGCATGATGACCTCTATGACGGACTGAAGGAGGAAATCGAGGAAGCGACCAATATCCTCCTCGAACGCGGCTGGACGCCCTACGATATCCTGACCCAAGCGCTTGTCGAAGGCATGCGCATCGTCGGCATCGACTTTCGCGACGGCATTCTCTTCGTTCCCGAAGTACTGCTTTCCGCCAATGCGATGAAGGCCGGCATGTCGATCCTTCGCCCGCTGCTGGCTGAGACCGGCGCACCAAAGCTCGGCAAGATGGTGATCGGCACCGTCAAGGGCGATATCCACGACATCGGCAAGAACCTCGTCGGCATGATGATGGAGGGCGCCGGCTTCGACGTCATCGACCTCGGCATCAACAATCCGGTCGAAAACTATCTCGACGCCATCGAGCGCGAACAGCCCGATATTCTCGGCATGTCGGCGCTACTCACGACCACCATGCCCTACATGAAGGTCGTCATCGACACGCTGAAGGAAAAAGGCATGCGGGACGATTATGTGGTTCTCGTCGGGGGCGCGCCGCTCAACGAAGAGTTCGGCAAGGCAGTCGGTGCCGATGCCTATTGCCGCGATGCGGCCGTTGCCGTGGAAACCGCCAAGGACTTCATGAAGCGCAAGCACAACAGCCACGCGGCCAGCGCCTGA
- a CDS encoding entericidin A/B family lipoprotein, whose translation MSAPTLTKIAAACAMLMVLASCANTIRGMGRDTANAVNATESAGHSVKRAVVN comes from the coding sequence ATGTCTGCACCGACACTCACCAAAATCGCTGCTGCCTGCGCAATGCTCATGGTGCTCGCTTCATGCGCCAACACAATTCGCGGCATGGGCAGGGACACAGCCAATGCCGTCAACGCGACCGAGAGTGCCGGTCACAGCGTAAAAAGGGCGGTCGTCAACTGA
- a CDS encoding DUF1638 domain-containing protein: MDIDRQEAETATPRDERIIAQKVHVIACGAIAREILAIARINSLDHIDLHCLPAIYHSYPQKIAPSLEEAIAGARSRGFEKIFIGYADCGTGGDIDKICEREGVERLSGPHCYSFFSGNEAFAAREDDVTSFFLTDFLARQFESFVIVPLGLDRHPELKEMYFGNYRKVVYLSQEEDPALQEKAKAAAAYLGLDYEYRFTGYGDLARELLAV, encoded by the coding sequence ATGGATATTGATCGGCAAGAGGCGGAGACAGCAACTCCGCGAGATGAACGCATAATCGCGCAAAAAGTTCATGTGATCGCGTGCGGTGCAATCGCGCGCGAGATACTGGCGATCGCCCGAATCAATAGCCTCGATCATATCGACCTGCACTGTCTTCCCGCCATCTATCACTCCTATCCACAGAAGATCGCGCCCTCCCTCGAGGAGGCTATCGCGGGCGCGCGCTCGCGCGGCTTCGAGAAGATTTTCATCGGCTATGCTGACTGCGGCACCGGAGGCGATATCGACAAGATCTGCGAGCGCGAAGGCGTCGAACGCCTCTCCGGCCCGCACTGTTATTCTTTCTTCAGCGGCAACGAGGCCTTCGCTGCTCGCGAAGACGACGTCACCTCGTTCTTCCTCACTGATTTCCTCGCCCGCCAGTTCGAATCCTTCGTCATCGTACCGCTCGGCCTCGACCGGCATCCGGAGTTGAAGGAAATGTATTTCGGCAACTACCGCAAGGTCGTCTATCTCTCGCAGGAAGAAGACCCGGCGCTGCAAGAAAAGGCAAAAGCGGCGGCAGCCTATCTCGGTCTCGACTACGAATACCGCTTCACCGGCTACGGCGATCTCGCCCGCGAATTGCTGGCCGTCTGA
- a CDS encoding virulence factor, which produces MADRIVVYWRDIPAQVIIKKGRQTAKRELSLRFTEAIDMCAMRTGAAETDDYLAEWRKADPVAVSDDLETEADKAANELEAAYDRERLVALVKAGGRDNG; this is translated from the coding sequence ATGGCGGATCGCATTGTCGTCTATTGGCGGGACATTCCCGCCCAGGTCATTATCAAGAAGGGACGGCAGACGGCGAAGCGCGAACTGTCGCTCCGTTTCACCGAGGCAATCGACATGTGCGCCATGCGCACGGGTGCCGCGGAGACGGATGACTATCTGGCTGAATGGCGCAAAGCCGATCCTGTGGCCGTCTCAGACGATCTCGAGACAGAGGCCGACAAGGCCGCAAACGAACTCGAAGCGGCCTATGACCGAGAGCGCCTGGTGGCGCTGGTAAAGGCCGGGGGCCGCGACAATGGCTGA
- a CDS encoding methylenetetrahydrofolate reductase C-terminal domain-containing protein, translated as MADAVQKPGNAAAGAKAASGAYTPAGVSPSRRARRKYTVRLWAVRNSRFLEWFYHRFADAFLLLHPLWKSIGYERVERPITFVERNVKGFLFDCRMCGQCALSSTGMSCPMNCPKQLRNGPCGGVRANGNCEVEPDMPCVWVQAWNGSRNMVNGDAILKVQKPVNQSLRETSSWLRVTAEAAAAREAAKKEA; from the coding sequence ATGGCTGACGCCGTCCAGAAACCGGGCAATGCAGCAGCGGGCGCGAAGGCGGCCAGCGGCGCCTATACGCCCGCCGGCGTTTCGCCGAGCCGTCGAGCACGCCGCAAATACACCGTCCGCCTCTGGGCCGTGCGCAATTCGCGTTTCCTCGAGTGGTTTTATCACCGCTTCGCCGATGCCTTCCTGCTTTTGCATCCACTCTGGAAATCGATCGGCTATGAGCGCGTCGAACGACCGATCACCTTTGTCGAGCGCAATGTGAAAGGGTTTCTCTTCGATTGCCGTATGTGCGGCCAATGCGCTTTGTCGTCGACCGGCATGTCCTGTCCGATGAACTGTCCGAAGCAGTTGCGCAACGGCCCTTGCGGCGGCGTGCGCGCCAATGGCAATTGCGAAGTCGAGCCCGACATGCCCTGCGTCTGGGTGCAGGCCTGGAACGGCTCGCGCAATATGGTCAATGGCGATGCGATCTTGAAGGTGCAGAAGCCGGTGAACCAGTCACTGCGCGAAACATCCTCCTGGCTGCGCGTGACGGCGGAGGCCGCGGCCGCGCGTGAAGCGGCGAAGAAGGAAGCGTGA
- a CDS encoding methylenetetrahydrofolate reductase → MAHIDENPLGAHLPLDPLPGHSSLGRLERVLRRGEFAVTAELNPPDSANAEDVYERASIFDGWVDGINAVDASGANCHMSSVGICALLTRMGYAPIMQIACRDKNRIAIQGDVLGAAAMGVCNIMCLTGDGVQAGDQPGAKPVFDLDCMSLLETVRIMRDNAKFLSGRKLTSPPKVFLGAAINPFAPPYDFRPYRLAKKIEAGAQFVQSQYCYDVPMFRDYMKKVRDLGLHEKCFILVGVGPLASARTARWMRSNVPGVHIPDEIIKRIEGAEDQKKEGKQLCIDIINEVKEIEGVSGIHVMAYRQEEYVAEMVHESGVLKGRQPWKHEANRTDVLVAERLEHIRGGMEENQQQMAEAAAHHPPHQTH, encoded by the coding sequence ATGGCACATATCGATGAAAATCCGCTTGGCGCGCATCTGCCGCTCGATCCCCTGCCCGGCCATTCCTCGCTCGGGCGGCTGGAGCGCGTGCTGCGTCGCGGCGAATTCGCCGTCACCGCCGAGCTGAACCCGCCCGATAGCGCCAACGCCGAAGACGTCTACGAACGCGCCTCGATCTTCGATGGCTGGGTGGACGGCATCAATGCGGTCGATGCCTCCGGCGCCAATTGCCACATGTCCTCGGTCGGCATCTGTGCGCTGCTGACGCGCATGGGTTATGCCCCAATCATGCAGATCGCCTGCCGCGACAAGAACCGCATCGCCATTCAGGGCGACGTGCTCGGCGCTGCCGCCATGGGCGTTTGTAACATCATGTGCCTGACCGGCGACGGCGTGCAGGCGGGTGACCAGCCAGGTGCCAAACCGGTATTCGATCTCGACTGCATGTCGCTGCTCGAAACCGTGCGCATCATGCGCGACAACGCCAAGTTTCTTTCCGGCCGCAAGCTGACGTCACCGCCGAAAGTCTTTCTCGGCGCTGCCATCAACCCGTTTGCGCCGCCTTATGACTTCAGGCCCTATCGCCTGGCGAAGAAGATCGAAGCCGGCGCGCAGTTCGTCCAAAGCCAATATTGCTACGATGTGCCTATGTTCCGCGACTACATGAAAAAGGTCCGCGATCTCGGCCTGCATGAGAAGTGCTTCATCCTCGTCGGTGTCGGACCGCTGGCTTCCGCCAGAACCGCGCGCTGGATGCGCTCGAACGTGCCGGGTGTTCATATTCCCGATGAGATCATCAAGCGCATCGAAGGCGCCGAGGATCAGAAAAAGGAAGGCAAGCAGCTCTGCATCGACATCATCAACGAGGTGAAGGAGATCGAGGGCGTTTCCGGCATCCACGTCATGGCCTACCGCCAGGAAGAATATGTCGCAGAGATGGTGCATGAATCGGGCGTGCTGAAAGGCCGCCAGCCATGGAAGCACGAGGCGAACCGAACCGACGTGCTCGTTGCCGAGCGTCTGGAACACATCCGCGGGGGGATGGAGGAGAACCAGCAGCAGATGGCCGAAGCGGCCGCTCATCATCCGCCGCACCAGACGCATTGA
- a CDS encoding methyltetrahydrofolate cobalamin methyltransferase yields MTRTIVASATREIIIGFDQPFCVIGERINPTGRKKLAAEMIEGNFDTVIKDALEQVAAGATMLDVNAGVTSVNPNETEPGLLVQTLEIVQGLVDVPLSIDSSVTAAIEAALKVAKGRPLVNSVTGEEEKLEAILPLVKKYDVPVVAISNDETGISMDPDVRFAVAKKIVERAMDHGIKPHDIVVDPLVMPIGALGDAGRQVFALLHRLRNELKVNTTCGLSNISFGLPHRHGINAGFIPMVIGAGMTSAIMNPCRPQEMEAVRAANVLNGTDANCTNWIMTYRDYKPAEGGAAAPASAAPAAGGGRRGGRAARAGAGAARE; encoded by the coding sequence ATGACGCGCACCATCGTTGCTTCAGCCACTCGCGAAATCATCATCGGTTTCGACCAGCCTTTTTGCGTGATTGGCGAACGCATCAACCCGACCGGGCGCAAGAAGCTGGCCGCCGAGATGATCGAGGGCAATTTCGACACCGTCATCAAGGACGCGCTGGAACAGGTAGCCGCCGGCGCGACCATGCTGGATGTCAACGCCGGCGTCACTTCGGTCAATCCGAACGAGACCGAACCGGGCCTGCTGGTGCAGACGCTGGAAATCGTTCAGGGCCTCGTCGACGTGCCGCTGTCGATCGACAGCTCGGTGACGGCTGCCATCGAAGCGGCGCTGAAAGTCGCCAAGGGCCGGCCGCTGGTCAATTCCGTGACCGGCGAGGAGGAAAAGCTCGAAGCCATCCTGCCGCTGGTGAAGAAATACGATGTGCCCGTCGTCGCCATCTCCAACGACGAGACCGGCATTTCCATGGACCCCGACGTTCGGTTCGCCGTCGCCAAGAAGATCGTCGAACGCGCCATGGACCACGGCATCAAGCCGCATGACATCGTCGTCGATCCGCTCGTCATGCCGATCGGCGCGCTCGGCGACGCCGGCCGTCAGGTCTTCGCGCTGCTGCACCGCCTGCGCAACGAACTGAAGGTCAACACCACCTGCGGCCTCTCCAACATTTCCTTCGGCCTGCCGCATCGCCATGGCATCAATGCCGGCTTCATCCCGATGGTGATCGGTGCCGGCATGACCTCGGCGATCATGAACCCCTGCCGCCCGCAGGAAATGGAAGCGGTGCGCGCCGCCAACGTGCTGAACGGCACCGACGCGAATTGCACCAACTGGATCATGACCTATCGCGACTACAAGCCTGCCGAAGGCGGCGCAGCGGCGCCAGCATCGGCTGCTCCCGCCGCTGGCGGCGGCCGTCGCGGCGGTCGTGCTGCGCGTGCGGGTGCGGGAGCTGCGAGGGAATAA
- a CDS encoding IS630 family transposase — protein MANATGRPTAPLILSEAEREYLERQVRKHRVARSMSERCRIILRCADGIASKTVASELGVHEHTVGKWRRRFLKDRLDGLLDEVRPGRPRTIDDDQIAAVIERTLRSTPSDATHWSIRSMAGVAGFSHTTIRRIWNAFGLQPHRTETFKLSSDPLFVDKVRDIVGLYLSPPNRALVLSVDEKSQIQALDREQPVLPMMPGVPERRTHSYVRHGTTTLFAALDVASGFVIGKCYKRHRATEFLDFLKQIDANVPPDLDVHIVMDNYATHKTASIKNWLLRRPRYHVHFTPTSASWINQVERWFAELTRKQLRRGVHTSTAQLEADIKSFIERHNENPKPYRWTKSADDILAAVKRFCQKVDNSL, from the coding sequence ATGGCAAATGCGACTGGCCGACCGACGGCACCCCTGATTTTGAGCGAGGCGGAGCGGGAATATCTAGAGCGACAGGTTCGTAAACATCGCGTTGCTCGTTCCATGTCTGAGCGGTGCCGGATCATTCTTCGCTGCGCCGACGGGATTGCGAGCAAGACCGTTGCGAGCGAACTTGGCGTACATGAACATACGGTTGGCAAATGGCGACGGCGCTTTCTTAAAGATCGGCTCGATGGCCTGCTCGACGAAGTTCGCCCTGGCCGGCCCCGAACGATCGACGATGATCAGATTGCTGCTGTGATCGAGCGCACGCTGCGTTCTACGCCAAGCGATGCGACCCACTGGTCGATCCGCTCGATGGCAGGAGTCGCCGGCTTTTCGCACACGACGATCCGCCGGATATGGAACGCCTTCGGCCTGCAGCCGCATCGCACTGAGACGTTCAAGCTGTCCAGCGATCCCCTGTTCGTCGATAAGGTCCGCGACATCGTCGGTCTTTATCTGTCGCCTCCCAATCGGGCGCTGGTTCTCAGTGTGGACGAGAAGAGCCAAATCCAGGCACTCGATCGCGAGCAGCCAGTCCTGCCGATGATGCCTGGCGTGCCTGAACGGCGTACCCATTCTTATGTTCGCCACGGCACAACGACGTTGTTTGCAGCTCTGGATGTCGCCTCCGGCTTTGTCATCGGCAAATGCTACAAGCGGCATCGGGCCACCGAGTTCCTCGACTTCCTGAAGCAGATCGATGCGAATGTGCCGCCCGATTTGGACGTGCATATCGTGATGGACAACTATGCAACGCACAAAACTGCATCGATCAAGAACTGGCTGCTGCGGCGGCCACGCTACCACGTGCACTTCACCCCAACCTCGGCTTCATGGATCAACCAAGTCGAACGCTGGTTTGCGGAATTAACCCGCAAGCAATTACGTCGTGGCGTCCATACTTCGACAGCTCAACTCGAAGCCGACATCAAAAGCTTCATCGAGCGCCACAACGAAAATCCCAAGCCGTATCGGTGGACCAAATCGGCAGACGACATTCTCGCCGCCGTCAAACGCTTCTGTCAGAAGGTCGACAACAGCTTATGA
- a CDS encoding TetR/AcrR family transcriptional regulator: MEENRAKLVSAARRAFAAKGFAAASMDELTADVGLTRGALYHNFGDKKGLLAAVVAQVDGEMARRAQEVGAAAPNDWEGLLAEGSAYIEMALDSEVRRIVLLDGPAFLGDPSRWPSQNACLEMTKQAVGRLIANGIVKPVDVEAAARLLNGAALNAALWVAASDEPSLVLPRATEAFRIMATGLLTEQNPATGV; the protein is encoded by the coding sequence ATGGAAGAGAACCGTGCCAAATTGGTCTCGGCGGCTCGCCGGGCCTTTGCCGCCAAAGGTTTTGCCGCGGCCTCAATGGACGAACTCACTGCGGATGTCGGCCTCACACGCGGAGCGCTTTACCACAATTTCGGTGATAAGAAGGGACTGCTGGCTGCCGTAGTCGCTCAAGTCGACGGCGAAATGGCCCGGCGGGCGCAAGAGGTGGGGGCAGCCGCGCCGAACGATTGGGAAGGTCTGCTTGCGGAAGGATCGGCCTATATCGAAATGGCGCTCGATTCGGAGGTGCGTCGGATCGTCTTGCTGGACGGGCCGGCATTCCTCGGGGACCCTTCACGATGGCCAAGCCAGAATGCTTGTCTGGAAATGACGAAGCAAGCCGTTGGCCGGCTGATCGCGAACGGGATCGTGAAGCCAGTCGATGTCGAGGCGGCGGCGCGGCTTCTCAACGGCGCGGCGCTGAATGCTGCTTTGTGGGTGGCGGCAAGCGATGAGCCAAGCCTGGTTCTTCCCAGAGCCACTGAGGCGTTCCGCATAATGGCGACAGGCTTGTTGACCGAGCAGAATCCGGCCACCGGCGTTTAG